The Odocoileus virginianus isolate 20LAN1187 ecotype Illinois unplaced genomic scaffold, Ovbor_1.2 Unplaced_Scaffold_1, whole genome shotgun sequence genome window below encodes:
- the LOC110130651 gene encoding LOW QUALITY PROTEIN: coilin-like (The sequence of the model RefSeq protein was modified relative to this genomic sequence to represent the inferred CDS: substituted 1 base at 1 genomic stop codon), with protein sequence MAASETVRLRLQFDYPPPGAPHCTSFWLLIDLNGCRVVTDLISLIRQRFGFSSGALLGLYLEGALLPPAESARLVXDNDCLRVKLEERGVAESPVTVSNGDSTRLLPRKAKKRAFKLDEDEETEPDYRNSKKHWKRHENSNSEKTLDLDPKAATEQSVIKKNKRKNKATCDVVEVDDGETEKKLPKKKEKREYKKHAKTPKSSKAQSVKEWTIQKCSPKALPARNSLVKANRKGGTVVRTKDSPDSSSESESYHESTSDGVSNVVLEVRHSSQKISTDMSKDGSSVKTTAANKVAPKTGFTSAPFKGKTSRTSSSSSDSSSESDDQCVMPKSTPECTAEFLKTVGLFVGRNCPGPSSQVPNAAGWKQSDPNSGRQVLCPPPNVTLPASLGRGWGKGEDLLSWKGARGRGMRGRGRGRGHALPYVLNRNADYQKQQQLNEMVTNSSTIIQNPIETHKKDYSLLPLLAAAPQVGEKIAFKLLELTSDYSPDVSDYKEGRILSHNPETEQVDIEILSSLPAMKEPGKFDLVYHNENGAEVVEYAVTQEKRISVRWRELIDPRLIIESPSNT encoded by the coding sequence ATGGCAGCCTCCGAGACGGTTAGGCTACGGCTTCAATTCGATTACCCGCCGCCCGGCGCCCCGCACTGCACGTCTTTCTGGCTTCTCATCGACCTGAACGGATGCCGAGTCGTCACGGACCTCATCAGTCTGATCCGCCAGCGCTTCGGCTTCAGTTCCGGGGCCCTCCTGGGCCTCTACTTGGAGGGGGCGCTCTTGCCCCCCGCCGAGAGCGCGCGCCTGGTATGAGACAACGACTGCCTCAGAGTTAAATTAGAAGAGAGAGGAGTTGCTGAGAGTCCTGTAACAGTTAGTAATGGGGATAGTACTCGTTTATTACCTAGAAAAGCAAAGAAGCGGGCATTTAAGTTGGACGAAGATGAAGAAACCGAACCAGATTACAGAAATTCAAAGAAGCATTGGAAGAGGCATGAGAACAGTAACAGTGAGAAGACCTTGGATCTAGACCCAAAAGCCGCCACAGAGCagagtgtgattaaaaaaaacaagaggaaGAACAAAGCCACGTGTGATGTGGTGGAGGTTGATGAtggagagactgaaaaaaaattgccaaagaagaaggagaaacGTGAATATAAAAAGCATGCCAAGACTCCCAAGTCTTCTAAAGCACAGTCTGTGAAAGAGTGGACCATCCAGAAGTGCAGCCCTAAAGCTCTTCCTGCTAGAAACAGCCTTGTGAAAGCCAACCGGAAAGGTGGCACGGTCGTCCGTACAAAAGACAGTCCAGATTCCTCCTCGGAGTCTGAGTCTTATCACGAGTCAACTAGTGATGGTGTCAGCAACGTCGTCTTGGAGGTCAGACATTCCTCACAGAAAATCTCGACTGACATGTCAAAGGACGGATCCTCTGTGAAAACCACAGCTGCAAACAAAGTGGCTCCAAAAACTGGTTTTACCTCCGCCCCTTTCAAGGGCAAGACCTCCAGAACATCATCTTCTAGTTCAGACTCTAGTTCAGAGTCAGACGATCAATGCGTGATGCCAAAGAGCACCCCTGAGTGTACTGCAGAGTTCTTAAAGACTGTAGGCCTCTTTGTAGGAAGAAATTGTCCAGGGCCATCATCACAGGTTCCAAACGCCGCTGGATGGAAGCAGTCGGACCCAAACAGTGGCAGACaggtcctctgtcctcctcccaaCGTGACTCTCCCCGCCAGTTTGGGAAGAGGTTGGGGTAAAGGAGAGGACCTTCTTTCCTGGAAAGGAGCGAGGGGGCGGGGTATGCGGGGGAGAGGTCGAGGTCGAGGGCATGCTCTTCCCTATGTTTTAAATAGAAACGCCGACTATCAGAAGCAACAACAGTTGAATGAAATGGTGACAAATTCATCTACCATTATCCAGAATCCCATAGAGACACACAAGAAGGACTACAGTCTCTTACCATTGTTAGCAGCTGCCCCTCAAGTTGGAGAAAAGATTGCATTTAAGCTTTTGGAACTAACATCCGATTATTCTCCTGATGTCTCTGACTACAAGGAAGGAAGAATATTAAGCCATAACCCGGAGACCGAGCAAGTAGACATAGAAATTCTTTCATCCTTACCTGCCATGAAAGAACCTGGGAAATTTGATTTGGTTTATCACAACGAAAATGGAGCTGAGGTAGTGGAGTATGCTGTGACGCAGGAGAAGAGGATAAGCGTTCGTTGGAGAGAGTTAATAGATCCAAGACTGATTATCGAATCTCCGAGTAACACATAA